Below is a genomic region from Phragmites australis chromosome 20, lpPhrAust1.1, whole genome shotgun sequence.
CGATGGCCGCTGGAAGATCCGCCCGGAAGATCCAACCTCTCCGTATATGGAAAAGGTAATTTCTTCGTATCCTACCTTCCAAAAAATAACATCTTTTGCTTGTAGCCTTGGCTGCCGAGTTGAGTACATATGCAAgttatttatttgctttgcgTTGACGGGGAGTGCAAGATACCGGGGAGCCGCTGCATCTAGCGCCGGACGACAAGCAGGAATATCCTGAAGAACTGACGTTTGATGCATTTTCTCAGGTATGTCCACTGCTATGCCGCACAACTAATAGCATTTGATCTGTTTGCATATCATTAGCTATTTTACATGAAAGCATGTTACATATCATTAGCTATTGGATTGGGAGATTTGATGCCGTGCTTTCCTGTAAATTCATCAAAGGGTACTCAGTTGGATTGGGAGATTTGATGTTAGAAATTTTAGTTTTTAGTCGTTTTCTTCTGACTTGACAGGTATGGGTTGTAATCGATCAAAAATAGATCTCAAAGTGTTCATCTGAGTTGTGTATGTGCTATGAGAATCTTCAGAATGTTTCATGTCCTAACTCTCATGAAAAATCTGAAGATGTTGGCTTAAGGCAAACCTTCTTCATGAGAGGGTTTCAGTTTTTATATGGAGTTGGGTgtggaatttttatatttcagcTTTTTTATATAGGCTGCATATCCTGCTTCACTTCTTGCAGTAGTGTTGTTCTATATATTGACAAGTCCTTATCAGATAGATTTGCTACTGATATCATTGTTCATAGCttgttttgttgaaattttATACTTGTGAATGATTATTTGATTTTGTAGCAGAATTTTATACTTGTACTTTTAGAATTTTAAACTACAACTCAGCTTAATCAAGTTTAAGTTATTAGCCTCATAATTGTTGGTCATCTCATGCATTGACTAAATGGCAAGATGCATCAAGTCTCATAGACAGGTTTTGGATTCTATATATGATATTAGGTATAACATTCAACTTTGATGCCTTCTGTGACCAGAATAGCGGCGGTGAACCTCTGTTCTACACAATACAACTTTCTTCTGTAGGTCCATCCATGGCTTTATAGACAATTTGGTCACTCTTGATGTGTTGTTCAATGTAGAATAAGGTTGGCAATAGTGGGTTGGCCGCTAGAGTAAGCAGTATGGTAGTGAGTGTAAATTAAACAAGTTCGAGTAGTGGATTCATTTCGAGTAAACGTGACATTGTGTAATGTTTTTGTGCTGCAGCGAGGCCAGGTCACATTTTCCACTAATCAAACTTGTACTGGTACAAAGCCCTGATTTACTGTTTGGATATACCTCATTGGACTTTTCACCTGAAGAAGTGTCACCATTAGCCGATGCCATATGGTTTCTTCCTTTTGACAATGCATTACATTGTGCAGGAGTCATGGACTGTGGGCTGTGAGTTGGAGTGTTCTTGTGCTGCAGAGAGGCCAGGTCACATTTTACATTAAACAAATTTGTGCTGGTATAAAGCTCTGATTTACTATTTGGATATACCTCAGTCGACCTTTCACTGAGGAGGTGTGTAATGTTTTTCTCTGTTGTACCTGACTATTGTCATTCCTTAATCTGGATTCATGCTTTTATCAATTGTCTTAGATGTCTTAGATTCAGGTTTATGAGACTCTCTTTAACCATCCAAGATTAGGATACACTGAGCACTATACTGATTCATCCAAGATTAGGGCACTATACTGATTCATGCTTGGATGGTTAAGGACATGTGTAATGTTCCAAGCAATCTCGTAGATTCATGTTTAACACTTCCTTTTGTGAAAGTGATTATTCTCTGCTAGGTGCTCTGCACCAATCGTCTTCTCTTCTGTATACTAATCTGCTAAAGTTATTACCGTTACCTTCACACAAAAATTCATTGCACTATGTACCATTCGCAATAAAATCTGCTTTTTATGCATGCTGCATTGAACTTAGTTACATTCTCTTGCTCTTTGCAACGAGTTGATTGTATTTCGAATCTTCTTAATGCCTTTCACAATCTGTTGTCtcatcattaattttttttcgatATTGCTTCATATCAGTTTCAAATAGAAGAATTGTGGCAGTTGTGGGCCAAAATCAGGGTTGAAATCAAGTTTCGCATTTACACCAGTTCAAGTAAGTTCTTGCTTTCAATTGGAATTGCAATGTTATTTTCCTAGATGATTAATTTCTGTGATACATAgcctcattttttttaaacaataaAAGCAGTTTATTCAGTCTTGGAACTTGGCTGGCTGTGGTTTAAAATATGTGCTCCttttttgtcatgctctgtcAGCATATTATTGTAACTTATGACTTATGATTGCTGTGACGCTTGTGAGCACTATGGTTTCCTTATCTGCTTCTATTATTTTGCATAAAGCTGTTGAACTATGTATTAGGCTATTGAACTATCTAAATGGCTGTTGAACTATGTATTAAGCTGTGCCATGGGCCATGGAACAGTGTAGCATGGCATGGTTTAAAATCTGAGCTCCTttttttgtcatgctctgtcAGCATATTATTGTAACTTATGACTTATGATCCATGTGACGCTTATGAGCACTATGGTTTCCTTATCTGCTTCTATTATTTTGCATAAAGCTGTTGAACTATGTATTAGGCTATTGAACTATCTAAATGGCTGTTGAACTATGTATTAAGCTATTGAACTATCTAGCACTTGCATGTGGAAAAgaaatgaataattattgaaacTGTGGTGGGAGGGGTGAAGGAGCTACCTGAACACTGTGTTGCATTTTGCACGGTTGCCTTCTTCATAACAGTAGCTGTAGATGTACTTAGACTGGTTTCTCAGAAAAAAAGGTTGGAGGATACAAATGTATATTCCACCTCGCTATTTTGCTATTTGAATCCCTAACGTTTGTTGTGTTCTTTTGTGGCCTATGCGATTATGTAGTCTGTTTTTGTAAAAACATATAGCCCTATGGAGCTTAGCCGAAAGAGAACGTATGCAAACTTCTCTCACAAGCCAGTGGCGCCTAGGTGCGTTTATATTATATTCACCTATCAACATGTagctaaaataaattataaacaAAATAAGGCTAACATGTAATTTTATACAGATTCAAATTATTCGATGATATTGAATATTTGGATTTGGAGAGATTATGGAGTGTCGTTGTTAGGGTAGATGTCAAGTTCCCGATCCCCTCTCGTCATCGTGATAGCCAACACTTCATTCTCATGGATATCAATGTAAGTCACTTGTCTAATGGATAGAGATAACAATCGCGTTATAAGAAATATTATTACAACCTAACTTTTTGGTTATTTAATAATTTTAAGGGATCCAAAATAGAAGCAATTACATTGAACAACAACGTTGAGAGATTCAACACTTTACTCGCAGAAGGGTGCATTTATACCCTGCATGAAGTGAGATTCGATCCTAACTGGGAGGAGGCGATGCAGTTTCGGAATATTGGGCACCGGTATGAGTGTGTCTTGAACGACCGCACTAGAGTTGAGTCGTATACCATGCCTATTCAATTTCCGCTCTATCCGAAGCATCTCATGCCAATCCATGAAGTGTACCGACGTCCTAACAAGACGTTTGTAGGTAAAAATTAAGTgtgaaatattttcttttatctattATAATGAGAGAAGCAAGAGTGTTCATTTAATAAACtgatataattaattaatacatCATACAGATGTAGCCGGAGTTGTTGTGCACTGGTGTAAACTTGAGCACGTTGGTCGCAGTAAACCCTACAGAGAGGTCATACTAATGGACACAAGGTATACTTtgttgatatcaattgaaaatttgTTAAGTCAAGtcttatatagtagagataatAATTTCATGCATAAcatcatttgttttttattgtgaaCTTGTAGGTTCAACCTTATAGTTGTTGGAATTTGGTGTGAGCTTTTAGAGCGGTATGCGATAAGCTTGCAATCTGCGGGAAATAATAAACACGTTATCATTGGGACCATGCTGAAATTGAATAAGAGACACAGTGAGTGATTCCCCACCTTATAGTTTCTACTTATGTAACTGCATAGTAACTAAGAAAGTTCATTTTATGATAGGGTGTTTGGAGACTTCAGATCACACGATATTTACATTCAATCCAAATAATCTTGACAGTCGTGAACTACAGGGTGAGTAGTTCTATAGCCATCTAAAAATTATTGTACATGAACATAATTACTGAAATAGGAATTATCAACTGACCCTATAATATAGTTAATTTAAACATCTCTGTTCGGATTGTGCAGCCTTCCAGCGGTCGTTAATCAGGGGCAATAGGGACTACAGATTCGTGAACAGATTTATTGAAAAAAGGTGGGCGTACCTAGCAACAGTGGTGTGACCTACGTTGGAGACTTATGGCTACAAGTTAATCTCCTCGTATAGTTTTGTAATGGATAATAATAGATAGTTATAATGATTGTAGTTTACAATCGGACATGCTATTTTGTATTGATTCCTTAGAGGTTTGCTTCATCGTGATTTCTATATTCTTCTTAGGTTTTCAATGATTACTCACAATTACTTGGTCTGAAATGTTGTTGAACACATccaaataaatttcattaaCTAAGGTGATTATGTTCTTATGTTGCCAATGGTTCATAACAAGTAACAACTGACATTTCGAGTTGTTTGTAGTCAATGCACGTGTCTGAAATTTGATCCTTCTTAAAATCTCAGATGTTTATTGTGTACGTGCATTCGATTCATGAACACCAAATAGTGTCTTTACTTGTCAATCAGAATATTATCTGTAACTGCACTTTTGCGGATATTAATATATGAAAACATTATCTGTAACTGCAATTTGGCGGATATTAGAATATGAACATGGATGTTTGGGTTTGTAAACTTGTGtgcgtatttttttttaaaaaaagaatcatAAACGTAGTACATTATGCAACATGTGTGCGTTAAAAATTGTATGAAAAATACGACCGTATGCGATTCATGTGAGGAACCTTGGCCGGCATATACCTTTCATTACGTCTCAAGTCCTCGTCTGTAAAGCTTCGGCTCCCTATTCTGGTTGCTACCAGAATACAACCGTCGACGAACAATACTCATGATCAATTAACATCCTTTTGCctgctctatctctctctcttatctcttaTCGATACAGACACAGCTAGCCTTGCTGTGAAATGAAATCGCAATATCATATATTCACATATTGTGATAGATACGTATAATTTCTATCTCATGATGATATTCAATTATTTGTAGTTACATGTATTTCTATTTTGATCAGAAGAATTGCTGTTTTGATTCCGTTAGCCAGTTAGCACCATTCTTTACCAAATTAAAATCCTTCACAATGGATGTTGTTTCATTATTTTGAATGCATCATATTTTTTGGTCTATCCTTTGCAACAGATATTAAATTCATACTTCTTTTAGACATGATGTAGTAGTGGAAATTTAGACGTCATGCTGTTTCCTTtagttatttatttaatttggcATTAGAAAATTTCCTGAATTTAAGGGTCAGATATCCTTTCTCGCAGATGTCGTCTTGGAAGCGAATTGATTATACTACGACGTTTAATGACCTGACTATCATCGGTATTACAAGTGATGTTGATCATAATCTGTCTTAAGCGATTCTTTTTCGATATAATTTGTGAAGTTCATATGTAAACTACTGACCAAATATATTTTTGGGTTTTTATTAGAAGGATCCGATATTAACGGTGTGGGTGGGTCTTCATCGTCCAGTGCGCAACCATCTCTCACAGATGCCAAAGAACGTAAGAGACAAAGGGAAAGAGAACGGTACGCACAAATGTCTATAGATAGGAAAGAAGAGTTCCTTAAAATAAAGCGTGAAAGGAGAAGGGACCGGATCATGCAAATGGATGTACGTAAGAACGATGAGTTGCTTGAAATTAAGCGTGAGAGGGAAAGGGACCGGTACGCACAAATTACTTTAGATAAGAAAGATGAGTTACTTGAAATGAAGCGGGAATCTTGTAAGCAAAAAAAGGATGATGTGACACTTCTTGGTGTTGAATGTCATCAAGAGTCGACTTCACTTTCAGTAACACatggtaattccattaccttaCAATACGTTGTGTATAGTGTTCTATGTTTAAAGCAGTACTTGCATGTTTTGATTGTTCATTAGATGGCCCCAACATATACATCTCAGGTGGTGGATCCAAGACATCCACAACACAGCCAGCGCTCATAGATCCTAAAGAACGTAAGAGGCAGAGGGAAAGGGAGCGGTACGCGCAAATGTctgtagaaaagaaagaagaattacTCAGAAAGAATCGCGAGCGGCGTAAGAATAAGAAAGATGGTTCAACAATTCTCACTGCAGATTGCCGTGAATCATCGAATCCTATCTCGACAACAACAGGTAATTCCATGAATTCATTATTTGGTTTTTCATCAACACCTTTGCTTTTCTAGGCGATCTAATTAAGCAtaccatgtttttttttgtgttgtgTCTGCAGGCATTCCAAGTGTATGTGGGCAATCTTTCAGTGCATGGAATAAGGAAAATGTTGCTCCTGGCGATGATACTTGTTGGTTGCGCCGAAATGATAACTACCAAcggtcaaaaattcataattcatATGGTTCGGTTACAGCATTGGACATCGATAAAATTGGATCAGGAAAATCCACTGTCACAAAGTTACATCACATGCCATGTGCAATACGTACCCCGTTTGGAGACATGACAAGCACTCCGGTTAAAGGTATAATAGCATGCCATATATtgcatgaaaaattaaaaaaacatgtgTTCATAGTCGATCCGGTTGTAATTTTGTGATGGGTGCAGAAAACAAACTAGATGCGAGTGTCGTAGATCATGATCATCTGTCTCCTCATAATGGGTCGTGGTATGCCCGAATGCCTGCGGATAAGAAGGTTGAATACTTAGAGAAGAAGCGTTTAGACCGCCAGAAAAACAAATATGATGTTTTCAATGTTAATGATCGAGAACCTTCTTCATGTGAACCGATGAACCCCACAGGTATGGTGATGGTTTATTTACTCGGTTTTGTTTTACCACAAATAATCTATCATATATTTAATAGGGAAACTAATTTGAGTGTATTATCTGACAGTTACAGCTGACAGTGGCATTGAAAGTTTCACGAGCAGTGACCATCGGGGTTTTGGTCGTGAGCTGGACCATAAACGTCAAAAGGGTCGACAGTGGTATGCACAGCTGTCAGATGAGCGTAGATCAGAATACTTAAACATCCTGCGTATTCGCCGCCAACAGAAAAGAACCAGTGCTCGCGTGGAAAATCAACAAGAAGTAGAATCAAATACTACGCACAACACAATTGGAACACATGGTCCTTCGAAACATGTTGATTATCGACCAGATCCTGATAATGAACTATATGATTCAGTTATATTTGAACCACTGGAACTACATTCGTCAGATGAAGGTAACACATTATCCATTAATACATTCGTCAGTTATATATTTTAATGTGTTCTAACACTGCTTCTTTCAACCCATAGAGCAATTCGAGGCAGACCAGGATATTCCCGATGAATTCGATGATGAAGAAGGGAGGTTATATCATGGTCAAGGTAAAAACATAAAGTAGCAATTTTCAGTCCCGTATAATATgttgctttatctgattcattATGTAACCTagccatatatatatttttgtatttgtgcagatgttgattttgaatcatACGTGGTGGAAGGTCCTGATAGTGTGGGTATTCAAGGTTATGATCCGTATGATCGCATCTACCAAAATCTTCCAAAGAAACATCATGTTTTGAGGGATGCAAAGAACTGCCCGTATTGTGGAGCCAAACGGTTCCAATATGAGGGACTTGCTTTTTGTTGTAGGAAAGGGAAGGTTAAAATCTTCATTCCAGATGTACCGGATGAGTTGCGACGATTGTATACTAGCCTTGATGATGACGATGCAAAATACTTCAGACAACACATACGATATTTCAATTCTCATTTCTCCTTTACAAGTCTTGGTGTTACACTTGATCGTCGAGTCAGCACTGCTGCAGgaactggtatatatacatttcGTGCACATGGTCAGCTATATCACCGTTTGGACCAGCTGGTACCTGGTGGGAAGGGTCCACGGCACCTACAGCTTTACTTCTATGATACTGATGAGACAATGGAACACAGAGCTAAGAGGTCTCCTGGTCTTGATATCAATTTGATCCGGAAGATACGGAGGATACTAGAGCACAACCCCTATGTGCAGACCTTTCAGAATGTTGGTTCTGCTCCAAACCTCCATGATTATAGGATTGAGCTGAACACGGATATTACATTGGACCAGCGAAGGTACAATGCCCCCACAGCTTCACAAGTTGCTGCTATCTGGATGGAAGGGAATGATCCACAAAAATGTTTCGATAGAAGTGTTATAGTGTATGGAAAAGCTGACAGACCTCGGTATATTCGGGCATACCATGGGTGCTACGATCCGTTGGCCTATCCTTTGTTTTTCCCTGGTGGCGAAACAGGATGGCAACGTAAGATGCTTTATGAAGGCCCTGAACCAGTAGATTGGCCAAACAATTATGAtaacaatgatgatgacaacaggGACGAGGAAGGTCCGTAGGCTATTTCCTATCTtcccaaatttaaaattttgcatgaATAGCTAATAATTTTCTTAGCCCCTTGTGACTATGGTATTGAGTTTATGTTTTTTGCAGATGGTTGTAACGAGTCCAGCAAACATGTCAGTGCTAGGGAATATTATTGTTTCAAGTTGCAAATCAGGCTTGGGGAATTTAACATACTGTTACATGGGCGCCGTCTTTTCCAGCAGTGGGTAGTTGACATATACATAAAGATAGAGTCTATGAGGCTCGATTGGTATTCGAAACCAGAGAATCAAGCTCTCATACGTGCAGATTTGTACCAGGTAGTACATGTCGTCCTATTTATTTGAGATTGTATCATTAACACATGTCCTCCATTTGTCTAATGTGTTGCTTATTATAATACTGGACAGGGTATTATAGATACAATTGCTGCTGGTGAAGTGCGTGCTTCTGAGGTTGGTCTAAGAATTGTGCTCCCACGGACTTTCCCTGGAGGAGATCGAGACGTGCAAGCACGATTCCTTGACGCAATGGTTTTAGTGACCCGGTTTGGGAAACCTGATTACTTTGTCACAATGACCTGCAATCCACATTGGGAGGAGATAACAAGGCAACTATTACCATGCCAGACACCACAAGATAGACCAGAATTGGTTGCGAGAGTATACCGGGCTAAGCTGCGTGATTTACACGATTTTTTGATCAAGAAGAGTCACTTGGGTGAGGTCGGATCATATGCACATGTTACGGAGTTTCAGAAGAGGGGTTTGCCACATGAGCACTTCTTATTGATTATGGCCCCTAACAGTAAGTTAAGCAGTCCCGATGATTACGACAAGGTTATTTCAGCAGAGATTCCTGATCCTGACAAGTACCCTGTATTGCATGCTCTGGTTATCAAGCACATGCTACATGGACCATGTGGTGCTCTCAACAAAAATTGCCCCTGCATGATAGACGGACAGTGCCGTTTTCGTTATCCTAGACAATTCTGTTTAGCTACACAGCAAGGAAAAGACTCTTATCCTATATATAGGAGAAGGGAAGATGGTCGTCGAGTGGCGACCAGGGGTGCCGTATTGGATAATAGATGGGTGGTTCCGTACAACCCCACACTGCTTATGCGGTATAACTGCCATATTAATGTCGAAGTTTGTTCAAGCATCAAGGCAGTTAAGTACCTATACAAATATGTCTATAAAGGCCATGATCGTGCATCCTTCTCAGTCGATTCACAAGATCAAAACGGTACAGTAATCAACGAGATTCGACAATACAGGGATGCAAGGTTCATAACTCCCCCTGAGGCCGTGTATCGGATATTTGGTTTCCCTTTGTATGCCGTATCTCCTTCTGTTTTGCAACTTCAACTAcatctgccaaacatgcaattTGTGTCATACAGAGCTACTGATAACCTGAATGATGTGGTGAACCGGGAGAAATCTAAGAGGTCAATGCTTACTGAGTATTTCAAGATGAACCTGGTGGATAGCAAGGCACGTAAATTGTTATACAAAGAGTTCCCGGAGCACTTCCGGTGGATCAAGCCCGACAAGCGCTGGCAGGCAAGGGTAAAGAGG
It encodes:
- the LOC133902202 gene encoding uncharacterized protein LOC133902202 — its product is MDINGSKIEAITLNNNVERFNTLLAEGCIYTLHEVRFDPNWEEAMQFRNIGHRYECVLNDRTRVESYTMPIQFPLYPKHLMPIHEVYRRPNKTFVDVAGVVVHWCKLEHVGRSKPYREVILMDTRFNLIVVGIWCELLERYAISLQSAGNNKHVIIGTMLKLNKRHSE